The genomic interval CATGTACCCGATGCTCGACGACCGCAACGACACGGTCTCCAGCCACCAGATCGACGGCATCGGCGTCTGGGACCGCAACAGCAACCTCACCGGCTGGAACGCCGTCCTGGGGGACCGCCGCGGCACCGACGACGTCTCCCCCTACGAGTCTCCGAGCCGGGCCACCGACCTCTCCAACCTGCCGCCCACCTACATCGAGGTCGGCAGCGCGGAGGTCTTCCGTGACGAGAGCGCCGCGTACGCCTCGTCGATCTGGGCGGCCGGTGGTTCGGCCGAACTGCACATCTGGGCCGGCGGTTTCCACCTCTACGAGCTCGTCGCCGCGGACACGGCCATCGGCGTCGCGTCCCGTGAGGCCCGCACCAACTGGGTGCGCCGCACGCTGGGCCTCTGAGCGGCTTCCGCCCCTGCCACGGGCGGGAGGGTGACGCCCAGGGCTCCAGTACGGCCGACCAGGGGTCGGACAACGTCCCTTCGTGAACAGCGGACACCAGGTACGCATGCACCCGCTGCTCCAGGGGCGGCGGCAGAAACAGGATCCGGGCGGGTGGCCGGCCTCAGCAGAGACCGGCCACCCGCCCGGATCTCCGCCGCCTGCACAGGCGGCAGCAAGACGGCCAAGCAGGGGCGTCGCGGGGCGGGCGGTGGCTCCGAGCGATTCAACGCGAGAGGTCGGCCGCCGCGCCGACGGCCCCGACCGGCTCCGGTCCGCCGGTACCTCGAGCCTGTACCGGAAGGCAGACGATCAGCCCGCTGACCAGGCCCACCGCGCCGAACACCCACCACACGTGCGGGAAAGCACCGACAGCCTGCGCCGGCCCGGAATCCCCGACGACGGCCACGAACAGACTGATACCTAGCACGGCACCCAGTTGCCGGAAACTCTGACTCACGGCGGAACCCGTCCCGCTCCTGTGGTCGGGCAGTGACGCGACCGCGACGCCGGCCTGGACAGGCAGCGTCAGACCGATACCGGCACCGGTCAGCAGCACGGCGGCCAGCCAGTGCGTGGCCCAGTGGGGCGAGGCGCCGACTCCGACCGCGAGAAGCGCGGCCCCGGCCATCCAGGTCACACCACCGAGAAGAAGAACGGGCCGGAACCCGATCCGCGCCGCCAGGCCGCTGGTCGGACGGGAGATGAACGCCACGAGCAGCGGCCCCGGGGCGCCGGCCAGAGCAGCCCGCAGAACCGAATACCCCCAGACCTGCTGCAAGAAGATGACGTTGTTCAGCAACATCCCGAAGAAAGACACGGAGAACAGCAGCATCGCCAGGTTCATCAGGCTGAACTGCCGGTCGCGGAACAGCGACAGATCGATCACCGGCCGGGCCGCCGTCGCCGAGCGCCACAACAGCAGCGGGGTCAGCACGACGGCCCCCGCGAACGCGGCGATGACGACAGCCGAACTCCAGCCCCGGGTGGGGCCCTTGATGACGGCGTAGCTCAAAGCAGCGGGAACCGCGGCCACCAGCACCACGGCCACCGGATCAGGGATCCCCCGGCATGCGGATCGCGGGACTCGCACAGGATCCGCACACCGAAAACGATCACGGCCGCGCAGATCGGCACGTTGACCAGGAAGAACCAGCGCCAGGACGCGTACTGCGTCAGCAGTGCGCCGAGCGTCGGCCCGCAGGCCGCAGCGGCGGCACCCATTGCCCCCCCCAGGTGCCGACCGCGACATGCCGCCTGGCTCCGGGAAACTCCGGCAGGACCAGAGCCAACGACGTGGGGACGACAAGGGCCGCGAACACCGCCTGGAGCGCCCGGCCGGCGATGAGCACACCGGGCGTGGGGCGAGCCCGCACAGCGCGCTCATGAGGGCGAACCCGCCGAGACCGATCAGGAAGATCTTCTTGCGGCCGTAGCGGTCCGCCAGACGGCCGGCGGGGACGAGGATCGCTGCGAAGGCCAGGCTGTAGGCGTTGAGGACCCACGCCAGCTTGCTCGTGGTGGTGTCAAAACTGCGGCTGATCGTCTCGAAGGCCACGTTGACGATCGTGGTGTCCAGGAAGACGGCGAACACGCCGAAGCTGCTGAGCGCGAGGATGCGCGACGGGCTGTGCCCCGCGGTCCGTACGGGCCGCGGCGGATCGCCGTGCCGGGACAGCGAGGTGGCGGGTTCCGGTGCGGACATGGCGTCCCCCTGAGTGCGAAGAACCTGCTGACGGGGCGACGGTAGCTGTGTCAGTTTGGAAGCCAAACTGTCAACGTCGGGGGCATGCAGGAAGAAGTGTGAACCGGTTCGCCCGCGACGGTGAGCCAGCCGCTGCCGCCTCGGTCCTGCTCGGTGGGCACGGCTTCATTGGGAACCTCTGGGACGTCCTCGGCGCCCGGCTCGCCAGGCCTGGAGTCCGTGGGCCCCGGCTGCTGGATCGCGCCATGTGGCAGCGGGTGCCGGGTCACATGTTGACGGTTGCCATCCAAGAGGGATCGCGTCTGTCTCCACGACCTTCGGCAGGAGATCCAAGGATCGGCGAGTTCGAAGTCCGCCGGCCGGACGTCAGCCCGCGGCGACGTTCTCCTCCAGGTGGACGACCCTCTTGGTGCCGGGGAGCGTGACGATCTCCTTTCCCTGGGCGAGGACCCAGGCGAGAGCCGGCTGTCCCGGGGTGATGCCCGTGCGGCCGGCGATCTCGCGCACCACCTCGACGATGGGCCTGTTGCTCTCAGAAGCGTCGCCGGTGCACCGGGAGGCGGCCCTCGGGAACAGACGCGCAGACCGCGGCCCCTTCAAGGCGATTGATTCATCGGGGACTCACCGCGTCGTGCGGGGAATTGGGCGTCCAGGCCAGAAGCAGCCGGAGAGCGTCCGCCGAAGAACTGCCGGATGCGGAACAGACCAGCAGAGCCGGGCGCGGGTCATCGGCCACGCGCAGCGTCTCGCAGGAAAGCCGCAGATCCCCCGCGATGGGGCTGTCCCTGCCCGAAGGCGGGAAATATTCAGCCCGTCATGGTGCTGCGGAGGCGGCCCGAGAGGGTGCCTCCACGAAGGTGGCGTCGGCCGTCTTGCGGCGCGGGGTCATGCCCAGGGCGCACAGCGCCGCGAGGAGCGCGGCGCCCGACACGAGCCACCAGCCGTGCGGGGAGGGGCGTGCGGCGTCGCCGGAGGCGGTGGTGGCCGTGAGGGTGGCGACCAGGGCCGCGATGCCGAGGCTGTTGCCGACCTGCTGGCTCATGTTGACCATGGCCGATCCCGTGGCGCCCTGGGCGGGGCGCAGGTCGGCGGTGGCGCAGGCGAGGATGGTCGGCATGGTGAGCCCTACGCCTGCTCCCGAGAGGAGCATGCTGGGCAGCAGGCCGGTGGCGTAGTGGGGATGCGTCTCGACCCGTAGCGCCAGCAGCGCGGCGGCGAGCCCGTACAGCAGGCTGCCGACGGTGGCAATCACACCGGCCGGCACCCGGCGCGTCACGTACTGCGCGAGCGCGGCGAACAGCGGCACCATGAGCGGTCCCGGGGCGACGGCCAGTCCCGTCCTGACCGCGCTGTAGTGCCACACCTGTTGCGTCCACAAGACGATGGCCAGCAGGTTGGCGCCGAAGGCGACGGAGAACAGCAGTGCCGTGGCGTTGGACCAGGCGAACGCCTTCACCCGGAGCAGGGCGGGCTCGACCAGGGGCGCAGGGTGGCGTGCCGTGCGATGGGCGAACACGGCGGCTCCCGCGGCGGCCAGCAGGAGGCATTCCGCGGTCGCGGGCGATGCCCAGCCCCAGTCGGGGCCCTTGACGAGGGCCAGACTGAGCGAGCCGATCGACAGCGCGAGGACCATGCCCGCGAAGACGTCCGGGATCCTGCCCGTCGCGGTCTTGCGGACCTCGGGGAGGAAGCGGGCACCGGCAACGAGTGCCAGCACGCCCACCGGCAGGTTGACCAGGAAGATCCACCGCCAGGACGACTGCACCAGCAGCCCGCCCAGACCCGGTCCGGCGGCTGCGGCCAGGGCGCCGGAGGCGGACCAGATCCGCAGCGCCCTGGTGCGCCGTTCGGGAGCCGTGGCCGCGAGCAGCAGGCCCAGGCCGGCCGGGGTCAGCGCCGCCGCTCCTGCGGCCTGCAGGCCGCGGAAGAGGACCAGGGCCCACAGTGAGGGGCCGGCCGCACACGCGGCACTGGCCGAGGTGAACAACGCCAGGCCCAGCAGGAAGCCGCGCTTGGCGCCGTAGCGGTCGGCCAGGCTTCCCAGCGGCACCAGCAGCGCGGCGTAGGCGATGGCATAGGCGTTCAGGATCCAGCTCGTGTCCGCCAGGGAGGCGCCGGGGAAGTCATGGCCGATGTCGTCGAGAGCCACGTTCACGATGAACACGTCCAGACCCGCCATGAAGCCGGACGCACACAGCACGGTAAGGACGATGCCCGGTCGCTGTCGCCCCCGGCCGGGTGTCGACTCCACAACCACCTGACTTGAGAATGCCATAGCCAGGACGGTACCCTTCCCCGCTGGCTATGTAAAATTGCAGCCAGAGGAGGTGGTCATGGAATCGACGCACATGACCTTGGTGGGTGAACTGGCCGACCGGACGACGTGGACTGCCGACGACTGCTCCATCGACGGGACGATGCGCGTTCTGGGAACCCGGTCCGCCATGCTCATCATGCGTGAGGCGCATTACGGGACCACCCGGTACGACGACTTCGTACAACGCGTCGGCATCACGGAGGCCGTCGCCGCGGCACGCCTGCGGGAACTGGTGGCCGCGGGGCTTCTGGAACGCCGCCCCTATCAGGAGCCCGGACAGCGCACCCGTCATGAATACGTGCTGACTCCGGCCGGCGTGGACTTCCAGCCGGTTCTGGTCGCGCTCATGCAGTGGGGCGACCAGCACGTGCCCCGACCCTCCGGGCCCCCGCTGACCCTGCACCACACGGACTGCGGCGAGCCGGTGGCCGCGCGGCTGATGTGCGCCGCGGGGCATGAGGTGAAACCCGAAGAGGTCACGGTGCGGTCGACCCGGCGTTAGGTGCCCCTCGGGCCCTTCCGACCGGTCGGCCGCGCATGGGCGGCAGATCCGCTGTGCATGGCCGGGGAAGCGCTGCAACGGCAACAGACCCCTCGCCTCGCGGGCGGGATCGCGAGCCCCGCCCGGGCTGATGGGCGAGGCCGCCGTGCCCGCGCCGTCGGCGCCACCCTCACGCCTCGGCCACCACCTCGTCCAGCCGTCCTCGCATGTCCCACCCGGGCACGAGCATTTCCTCGGTGAGATCGGCGTCGTCGACCTTCTCGCCGCAGGCGGAGCAGTGGCTCTCCGGCTCCAGCGGGTGATCGTGGTGGGTCAGGCGCATCGGAGGGGTGGTCACAGCCCACTTGTCACCCCAGGCGAGCAGTGCCCGCACGACGTGGCGAAGGTCCTCGCCGGCCTCGGTGAGGTAGTAGCCCTCGTGGCGGGCGCCCTCGCTCACGGGGCGCCGTTCGAGCACCCCCGCCTCGACCAGGTCGCGGAGCCGTGCTGTCAGCCGGTCACGCGGGGCGCCCGTGTTGCGGGCGATCTGGCTGAACTGGTGATTACCGAAGATCACTTCCCGGATCACCAGCATCGACCAGCGGTCGCCGATCAGCTGCACGGACGCCGCGACGGCGCACGGCCGGCCGGCAACGGTCTGGGGATCACGTCGGGCAACCACGCCCCCATACTGCCACGCTATTCGGTTTGGAAGGCAAACTGAGGAGTGTCCGTTTGATCCGCCCATCCTCAGGCCGCGACGATGCGGCGACTGCCCGCGGTGCTCCGGAAGCGGGCACGGTAGGCCGTCGGTGAGACGCCGAGGGTGTGCTGGAAGACCCGGCGCAGGGACTCCGAGGAACCGAACCCCGCCTGCTGCGCCACTTCTTCCACCGTGCTGCTGCCGTTCTCCAGAAGGGCCTGAGCGGCCTCCACCCTGATGGATTCGACGTACTGCCCGGGCGGCATGCCGATCTCGGTGCGGAAGAGCCGTCCCAGATGCCGGGTGCTCACCCCACCGACGGCGGCCAGCGAATCGAGGGTGTGCTCGGCCGCAGGGTCGGCGCCCACATGGTCCATCACCCGTCGCACCGCCAGGTGCCGGGGGTGGCGGGGAGCCATGCGGGCGCTGAACTGCGCCTGCCCGCCGGGCCTGGCCATGAAGACGACCAGTTGTCGGGCCACGCTGCGCGCCACCTCGGCCCCCCGGTCCTCCTCGACCAGGGCCAGCGCGAGGTCGATGCCCGCCGTGACGCCGGCCGACGTGACCACGTGGCCGTCCCGGACGAAGACCGGATCACTTTCCACCCGGACCTGGGGGAAGGCGGCCGCCAGCTCCGGTGCGAGCTCCCAGTGCGTCGTGGCGCGCCGGCCGTCCAGCGTGCCGCTCGCGGCCAGGACGAACGCTCCCGCGCACACGGAGGCGACGCGCGCGGCCCGGCCGGTCAGGCGCGTGATGTTCTCCACCAGATCTGTGTCGCCGACAGCGGCCCGCCAGTCGCTGCGTCCGGGCACCAGCAGAGTGCCGATCCGGCGGGGAAGCGAGGAGAGCGGACCGTTGACGCCGACCACCAGTCCCGAGGAGGTGGTGATGTCGGCACCGGTGGGTGAGACGACGCGGACGTCGTAGTGCGCGCCGTAGCGATTGGCGGTCGTGAAGACCTCGACCGGGCCGGTGACGTCGAGAAGCTGGACGGCGTCGAAGACGACGACGGCCACCGTGTGACGGGGGTGGGACACCGGGGGACCTACTCCTTCCACGGGGACTCAAGGATCGTACGAACGAAATCGCCGCGCTGGAAGCCGGGGACGAAGTGCTCCAGGACGTCCGCCTTCACGTTGCCGAACGTCGTGTCCGGCTTCGGGCGGATGCCGTCGGTGAACGCCTTGAGGATCCGGCGCTTGAAGGCGGGGCGCGGGTGCAGGGCCACGATCCCGGCCCGGTCGGCTTCCGGGATCTCACCGTAGCCGATGCCCAGGACGTCGTACTCCACCCCGGCGGTGACCAGGGCCACCTCCGGCTCCATGAACTGCGGGATCCCGGGCGTGGTGTGCAGGGCGATCGCCGTCCAGACACGGCGAATGCTGTCTTCCGGGATCCCGCGCGCCGCCAGGAACCGCTTCGCCTCCTCCGCGCTGTCCACCTCGAAGCGGCGGCCACTGCCGTGGAAGGCCTCGCCGAGGCCCACATCGTGGAACATGGCGCCGATGTAGAGCAGTTCCGGGTCGAAGTCGAGGCCGCGGTTGCGTCCCTGCAGGCTGCCGAAGAAGTACACCCGGCGTGAGTGGTGGTAGATGAGCTCGCTCGTGGTGTCCCGGATCAGCTCCGTTGCCTCGCGGGCCAGTTTCGTCCCGGGCACCTCCACGTCCGCCACCCCGGCGTCGTTAATTCCCATGGTGTCAGCCTTCCTGGTGTGCGGTCACCGTCCACTCGGTGACGCCACCTTCAGCGTGGCGCCGGCGGCCCCCGCCGCGCCATGGCGATACGGACGGCCATCCCACGGATACGGACATGCCGAGCGGCCCGTTCGGCGGTCGTCACCCCGGCTCTGCCCAGCGCGGCACAAGTGCTGGTGCTCCACTCCGCTGCATCCGCACGGGCGGAGTGCGGACGCGGCTCGACAGGCGTGGGCGCCCCGGTGGATCCATCACGAGACGCGGCCATCTCACTTTCTCCTGGCGTTCCGCACCGGGGGAACGCGATGGGGTGGTGCGCCCGGAACGCGCGAGGGTGGTCGCGGGGCGGCTCGCGCCATGACGCCGGGCCGGGTGACACGGCCGGCCCGGCGGACCGTGCGCGGCCCGGCTTTCGGGCACGGCGCCTGTCCGGGACGGGCCGATGGCGTGCGGGCCGGTCGGCCCGCACGGCGAGGGACGGGCCCTCTGGGGGCAGGCCGTACCGCGAGGGCCGACCGGCCAAGGGCTGTCCCGCAGTAGGGGAGATCGTTCGCCGAGGCTCCCCTCGTAGCGTGGAGTCCGTGACAGCAGGGGATGTTGGTTGTCGTGGCGGAGAAGCGTCGCAAGTTCACGGCGGAGTTTCATGAGGGGGCGGTACGCATCGTGACGGGCACTGGGAAGCCGGTCCCCGAGGTCGCGGAGGACCTGGGGATCAACGGGACGACTCCGGCGAGCTGGGTCTCGCGGGCGAAGCGAGCCGAGAAGGCCGCACCGGAGGGCCAGGACGCGTTGATCGCCCGGCTGACGGCGGAGAACGCGGCCTTGAAGAAGGAGAACAAGGTCGAGTACGTCCACCGTCACACCTTCCGCACCCGCGCAGCGGCCCGACTCAGGATCGCCACCTGGATCACCGACTTCTACCACACCCGCCGACTACACAGCGTGTGCGAGTTCACAAGCCCGATCAACCACGAGAACGACCACCGAGCCGGCCTCACAGTGAGGCCGGCGGCATAGGAAGGACTCCACGATCCGAGGGGATCGACAATCAGCGGCGGATTCGGTCGCCACACCGCGCAGTTGGACCCGGCGGGCCGTCAAGAGCCGGACGAGCGACGAACGGTGGCCGTACCTCCGGCAATCACCGCCCGGGTGTCATCCGGGCCAAGCAGGCGTAGGCCGTCGCCGGGATCACTTCACCAACTGGCCGGGGTGAGCAGCTCGTTGCGGTGGGCCTCGGCCCAGTCGATGAAGCTTCGAGCCGGGCGGTTCGTGACGGCGGTGACGTCGCTGGTCGGCTCGGAGCTCCACGGTTCCAGGGTGGAGCGGAATTGCTCCCCGATGGCGTTCGCGTGCTCCTCGGGCATGCCATAGGACACCATCTGCGCGACCCAGCCGGTCGGGTCGGCCTCGGCGTACTGCAGGTCGCGGCCCAGCACCTTGCTGAGGATGGCGACCTGGTCGGCGGGGCTGAGCGGATCGGGACCCGTGAGCTCGTAGATCCGGTGGTTGTGGCCGTCCTGGGTGAGGCAGGCCGCGGCGACCGCGGCGATGTCTGCCGGGTCGACGAAGGCACCCCGGCCGGCGGCGAACGGGGCGTGCACGACCTGGTCGCCCGTGATCATTCCCACCCAGTTGAGCGCGTTGGACATGAAGCCGGTGGGCCGCAGGAACGTCCAGCCGATACCGCTGCCGCGAATGGCGTCCTCGTCGGCCCGGTGCAGGCTGGTGATCGGGTCGGTGGCGCCGTGAGCGACGTTGCGTACGGACAGCTTGACGATCCGCTCGACGCCCGCCTGCTGCGCCGCGTCGATGAGCCGCTGGCCGTGCGCGGCTATGTTGAGCCCTTCGGTCAGCGAGAACACGGTGCGTACACCGTCCAGCGCGCGTGCCAGATCGCCGTTACCGAGATCGGCCACGACCTTCTCGGTGCCTTCGGGGAAAACCGCGTCGGGATTGCGGGTGAGGACCCGGAGGCGATCCGCCTGGGCGGGGAGAAGCGCTTTGACGACTTCCGAACCGATGGTGCCGGTGGCTCCGGTGATCAAAATCATGGCCTGTGGTCCTTTGCTTGATACGGGGTTCCGGGGCGAACGGGGAGGGGACGCAGCCGGCCGGACTCGCCGGGCGCCGAGAGAGAAGTTGCCGGACCGCGCCACTGCGCCACGGCCCTGATCGGCGTACGGACCGGTCCGTACACGGACGCTCGTCCACTACGGAAGGCGCGTCGCTGCGCGATCACCCATCACCAGATCGTCAGGATCATTGATGAGATTAGTCAACGCAACTGACTTCGTCAAGGCGGCGCCGAGAGTGCCCACAGGGCGCCGACAGGCCGCGACGAGGGGAAGTCCGGCGACACATGATCCCCTTCAACCACGGTGACTCTGCACACTGCGCCGCGCGTGCCGCGTTCCTTCCGTACCACTCAGCCCTCTTGCGACCTCACGCCCGTCCGCCATTGCCGCAATGTATGATAGTAAGAGTCGCTGACCAATTGCGTCGTTCCAGGGTCACCTGACGCGGCCGTCGGCAAGCGCGCCACGTCGCGGCGCGACCCAAGCACTGTTCACGTACAGAGAAGACGGAAAGAAAGAGGTAGCGCTATGACGTCGCCATCAAGCCCGACGGGCAGGCGGGCCGTGGTCGGCCGGCTGGCAGCCACCGCGCGCGCAGCCGTACGGAACGCCGTCGCCACTATCGAGGAGGCACAGTGAGCACCTCCGGACCCGGCGTCGACACCCACGAGATGGTCCTGATCCACCGTGTCATCCGGCGCGAGTTCGGTCAGCTGCCCCGACTGCTGCGCTCCGCGGCCGGTGACCGCGCACGGTCCAAGGTCATCGGCGCGCACGCCCGGGAGATGGTGGACTTCCTGCACACGCACCACTCCGGCGAGGACGAGCTGCTCTTCCCGCTGCTCCGCGAACGGGCCGCGCTCGACCCGGAGTTGATGGACCGGATGGACGCCCAGCACGAGCAGGTCGACAATGCCGTCACGGGCATCAGCGCGGAGCTGCCCGGATGGACGGCGAGCGCGGACGCCGCCGCCGGCGAGCGGATGGCGGCCCTCATCGAGGCCATGATGCCGACGCTGATCGATCACCTGGCTGAGGAGGAGCAGAAACTGCTCCCGATCGTCTCCGTCACGGTGACGCAGAGC from Streptomyces sp. B3I8 carries:
- a CDS encoding MFS transporter codes for the protein MLCASGFMAGLDVFIVNVALDDIGHDFPGASLADTSWILNAYAIAYAALLVPLGSLADRYGAKRGFLLGLALFTSASAACAAGPSLWALVLFRGLQAAGAAALTPAGLGLLLAATAPERRTRALRIWSASGALAAAAGPGLGGLLVQSSWRWIFLVNLPVGVLALVAGARFLPEVRKTATGRIPDVFAGMVLALSIGSLSLALVKGPDWGWASPATAECLLLAAAGAAVFAHRTARHPAPLVEPALLRVKAFAWSNATALLFSVAFGANLLAIVLWTQQVWHYSAVRTGLAVAPGPLMVPLFAALAQYVTRRVPAGVIATVGSLLYGLAAALLALRVETHPHYATGLLPSMLLSGAGVGLTMPTILACATADLRPAQGATGSAMVNMSQQVGNSLGIAALVATLTATTASGDAARPSPHGWWLVSGAALLAALCALGMTPRRKTADATFVEAPSRAASAAP
- a CDS encoding HD domain-containing protein; its protein translation is MGINDAGVADVEVPGTKLAREATELIRDTTSELIYHHSRRVYFFGSLQGRNRGLDFDPELLYIGAMFHDVGLGEAFHGSGRRFEVDSAEEAKRFLAARGIPEDSIRRVWTAIALHTTPGIPQFMEPEVALVTAGVEYDVLGIGYGEIPEADRAGIVALHPRPAFKRRILKAFTDGIRPKPDTTFGNVKADVLEHFVPGFQRGDFVRTILESPWKE
- a CDS encoding aldo/keto reductase, whose product is MKGPRSARLFPRAASRCTGDASESNRPIVEVVREIAGRTGITPGQPALAWVLAQGKEIVTLPGTKRVVHLEENVAAG
- a CDS encoding GlxA family transcriptional regulator, translating into MSHPRHTVAVVVFDAVQLLDVTGPVEVFTTANRYGAHYDVRVVSPTGADITTSSGLVVGVNGPLSSLPRRIGTLLVPGRSDWRAAVGDTDLVENITRLTGRAARVASVCAGAFVLAASGTLDGRRATTHWELAPELAAAFPQVRVESDPVFVRDGHVVTSAGVTAGIDLALALVEEDRGAEVARSVARQLVVFMARPGGQAQFSARMAPRHPRHLAVRRVMDHVGADPAAEHTLDSLAAVGGVSTRHLGRLFRTEIGMPPGQYVESIRVEAAQALLENGSSTVEEVAQQAGFGSSESLRRVFQHTLGVSPTAYRARFRSTAGSRRIVAA
- a CDS encoding transposase → MLVVVAEKRRKFTAEFHEGAVRIVTGTGKPVPEVAEDLGINGTTPASWVSRAKRAEKAAPEGQDALIARLTAENAALKKENKVEYVHRHTFRTRAAARLRIATWITDFYHTRRLHSVCEFTSPINHENDHRAGLTVRPAA
- a CDS encoding hemerythrin domain-containing protein, with the translated sequence MSTSGPGVDTHEMVLIHRVIRREFGQLPRLLRSAAGDRARSKVIGAHAREMVDFLHTHHSGEDELLFPLLRERAALDPELMDRMDAQHEQVDNAVTGISAELPGWTASADAAAGERMAALIEAMMPTLIDHLAEEEQKLLPIVSVTVTQSEWDALGKHGMSAIPLTRRLVMLGHITEEADDAERQTFLQVVPAPARLAYKLIGHRQFTRETATIRR
- a CDS encoding MFS transporter, whose product is MSAPEPATSLSRHGDPPRPVRTAGHSPSRILALSSFGVFAVFLDTTIVNVAFETISRSFDTTTSKLAWVLNAYSLAFAAILVPAGRLADRYGRKKIFLIGLGGFALMSALCGLAPRPVCSSPAGRSRRCSRPLSSPRRWLWSCRSFPEPGGMSRSAPGGGNGCRRCGLRADARRTADAVRVLALVLPGQRADLRGRDRFRCADPVRVPRSACRGIPDPVAVVLVAAVPAALSYAVIKGPTRGWSSAVVIAAFAGAVVLTPLLLWRSATAARPVIDLSLFRDRQFSLMNLAMLLFSVSFFGMLLNNVIFLQQVWGYSVLRAALAGAPGPLLVAFISRPTSGLAARIGFRPVLLLGGVTWMAGAALLAVGVGASPHWATHWLAAVLLTGAGIGLTLPVQAGVAVASLPDHRSGTGSAVSQSFRQLGAVLGISLFVAVVGDSGPAQAVGAFPHVWWVFGAVGLVSGLIVCLPVQARGTGGPEPVGAVGAAADLSR
- a CDS encoding NAD(P)H-binding protein; amino-acid sequence: MILITGATGTIGSEVVKALLPAQADRLRVLTRNPDAVFPEGTEKVVADLGNGDLARALDGVRTVFSLTEGLNIAAHGQRLIDAAQQAGVERIVKLSVRNVAHGATDPITSLHRADEDAIRGSGIGWTFLRPTGFMSNALNWVGMITGDQVVHAPFAAGRGAFVDPADIAAVAAACLTQDGHNHRIYELTGPDPLSPADQVAILSKVLGRDLQYAEADPTGWVAQMVSYGMPEEHANAIGEQFRSTLEPWSSEPTSDVTAVTNRPARSFIDWAEAHRNELLTPASW
- a CDS encoding helix-turn-helix domain-containing protein, producing the protein MESTHMTLVGELADRTTWTADDCSIDGTMRVLGTRSAMLIMREAHYGTTRYDDFVQRVGITEAVAAARLRELVAAGLLERRPYQEPGQRTRHEYVLTPAGVDFQPVLVALMQWGDQHVPRPSGPPLTLHHTDCGEPVAARLMCAAGHEVKPEEVTVRSTRR
- a CDS encoding helix-turn-helix domain-containing protein, with product MVARRDPQTVAGRPCAVAASVQLIGDRWSMLVIREVIFGNHQFSQIARNTGAPRDRLTARLRDLVEAGVLERRPVSEGARHEGYYLTEAGEDLRHVVRALLAWGDKWAVTTPPMRLTHHDHPLEPESHCSACGEKVDDADLTEEMLVPGWDMRGRLDEVVAEA